One Halarcobacter ebronensis genomic window carries:
- a CDS encoding metallophosphoesterase family protein: protein MGDVHGCYDTLMDLLKLIPKNAEIIFLGDLVDKGLNSKKVIDFVIEGNYKCILGNHEKYMLTYIEESLYKSIDNKWSVSDEKYGGKQTLENYINDDSSLEKHLDWIKNLPSYILIENYFITHGYGLPYFNRKDDPNYKKQLMTNRLDKSKYESEWEDINSHNIINIFGHCAFKEVNIGGKYFGIDTGCVYNNKLTAIELNSKKIIQVPTHQNDITNVRMFD from the coding sequence ATTGGCGATGTGCATGGATGTTATGATACATTAATGGACTTACTTAAATTGATACCTAAAAATGCTGAAATCATTTTCTTAGGAGATTTAGTAGATAAAGGACTTAATAGCAAAAAAGTTATAGATTTTGTAATTGAGGGTAACTATAAATGTATTTTAGGTAACCATGAAAAATATATGTTAACTTATATTGAAGAATCTTTATATAAAAGTATTGATAATAAATGGTCGGTAAGTGATGAAAAGTATGGTGGAAAACAGACTTTAGAAAACTATATTAATGATGATAGTTCTTTAGAAAAACACCTGGATTGGATTAAAAATTTGCCTAGCTATATTTTAATTGAAAACTATTTTATTACACATGGATATGGACTTCCATATTTCAATAGAAAAGATGATCCAAACTATAAAAAACAATTAATGACAAATAGACTAGATAAATCAAAATATGAGTCTGAGTGGGAAGATATAAATAGTCATAATATTATTAATATATTTGGACACTGTGCTTTTAAAGAAGTTAATATTGGGGGAAAATATTTTGGTATAGACACTGGCTGTGTTTATAACAATAAACTAACTGCAATAGAGTTAAATTCTAAAAAAATCATTCAAGTACCAACTCATCAAAATGATATAACAAATGTTAGAATGTTTGATTAA